One region of Salvia miltiorrhiza cultivar Shanhuang (shh) chromosome 3, IMPLAD_Smil_shh, whole genome shotgun sequence genomic DNA includes:
- the LOC131015668 gene encoding probable aquaporin PIP1-4, giving the protein MAENREEDVEVGATRFIEKQPLGIAAQTHKEIYKDDAPHPLYEHGELRSWSFYRAGIAEFVATFLFLYVTILTVMGVGRSPTKCASVGIQGIAWAFGGMIFALVYCTAGISGGHINPAVTFGLFLARKLSLTRAVFYMVMQCLGAICGAGVVKGYMKAPYQALNGGANFINHGYTKGSGLGAEIIGTFILVYTVFSATDAKRKSRDSHVPILAPLPIGFAVLLVHLATIPITGTSINPARSLGAAIIYNRAHAWHDHWIFWVGPFIGAALAAMYHQIVIRALPFKSGRTC; this is encoded by the exons ATGGCGGAGAATAGAGAGGAAGATGTTGAGGTTGGGGCGACTAGGTTCATAGAGAAGCAGCCATTGGGCATAGCTGCTCAGACGCACAAGGAGATCTACAAGGACGACGCACCGCACCCTCTTTATGAGCACGGAGAGCTCAGATCATGGTCATTCTACCGAGCCGGAATCGCAGAGTTCGTAGCCACTTTCTTGTTCTTGTACGTCACTATCTTGACTGTAATGGGCGTCGGCCGATCGCCCACCAAGTGCGCCTCCGTCGGTATTCAGGGCATTGCTTGGGCCTTCGGCGGCATGATCTTTGCTCTTGTCTACTGCACTGCCGGTATCTCAg GAGGGCACATCAATCCTGCGGTGACATTCGGTTTGTTCCTGGCTCGGAAGCTATCGCTGACGCGGGCGGTGTTCTACATGGTGATGCAGTGCCTGGGCGCCATCTGCGGAGCCGGCGTGGTGAAGGGCTACATGAAGGCCCCCTACCAAGCGCTCAACGGCGGCGCCAACTTCATCAACCACGGCTACACCAAGGGCAGCGGGCTTGGCGCTGAGATCATCGGCACTTTCATCCTCGTCTACACCGTCTTCTCCGCCACCGACGCTAAGAGAAAGTCCAGAGACTCGCATGTCCCC ATTTTGGCTCCTCTTCCGATTGGATTTGCTGTGCTGCTGGTGCATTTGGCGACGATCCCGATCACCGGAACCAGTATCAACCCTGCCCGCAGCCTCGGAGCTGCCATCATTTACAACAGAGCTCATGCATGGCACGATCAT TGGATCTTTTGGGTTGGACCGTTCATCGGGGCGGCCCTCGCCGCCATGTACCACCAGATTGTGATCAGAGCCCTCCCCTTCAAGAGTGGTAGGACTTGCTGA
- the LOC131018547 gene encoding zinc finger AN1 domain-containing stress-associated protein 12-like: protein MEIEDKNKLLESHEKSGDCDPRKKMKSACPVRRCKEVLTFSNTATCKTCRVKICLKYRFSADHACNQLRSSSASSNKLLAAMTGKDCENKTSICSSQLSVKAY, encoded by the coding sequence ATGGAGATCGAGGACAAGAATAAGCTTCTGGAGAGTCACGAGAAGTCCGGCGACTGCGATCCGAGGAAGAAAATGAAGTCGGCGTGCCCCGTGCGGCGCTGCAAAGAGGTTCTGACGTTCTCCAACACTGCGACGTGCAAGACTTGTCGAGTTAAAATCTGCTTGAAGTATAGGTTTTCGGCCGATCACGCCTGCAACCAGCTGAGATCGTCATCAGCATCTTCTAACAAGCTTTTGGCTGCGATGACGGGGAAAGATTGCGAGAACAAGACTTCTATTTGCAGTTCGCAGCTTAGTGTTAAAGCCTATTGA
- the LOC131015671 gene encoding uncharacterized protein LOC131015671: MKIESLHLLNKIGRSQRIMLIMNQDEGFHRRWELRRGNVDEDSSSDDDEGSKKIVTDLVLFENDEACNDDDTRSHDHVDEKLHIPSGIGTKNVKADEEKKLKPSKKKRVATKKKLHRVNEKKMSKDLKIFADSLVRELAAAQESMFARMRDEMRELVASESNKKNGRRLEKKVCAKIGTSHLQDQRNSINLINDHFPFMDSHSSSASRVEFCKLMAQEKSLSHRFAELKQHEQYGGFSLNYHKAWGLYGESRGIGFPAPLHQGTVNGSSRSSLSFLTDKGIPVSRFPSTIRASSERMVGNVLISSVSRFTEGEFKQALKGTK, from the exons ATGAAGATTGAGAGCCTTCATCTTCTCAATAAAATAGGGAGGAGCCAGAGAATAATG TTGATAATGAACCAAGACGAAGGATTTCACCGGCGATGGGAGCTGCGGAGGGGCAACGTTGATGAAGACTCTTCAAGCGATGACGATGAAGGATCAAAAAAGATAGTCACCGATTTGGTCTTGTTTGAAAACGACGAAGCATGTAATGATGATGATACACGAAGCCACGACCATGTTGATGAGAAGCTTCATATCCCTAGTGGCATTGGCACCAAGAATGTGAAAGCTGATGAGGAAAAGAAGCTAAAACCGAGCAAGAAGAAGAGAGTGGCGACGAAGAAGAAATTACACAGAGTCAACGAGAAGAAGATGTCGAAGGATCTAAAGATCTTTGCGGATTCTCTTGTTCGTGAGCTTGCAGCCGCGCAGGAGAGCATGTTTGCACGGATGCGCGATGAGATGAGAGAGTTGGTAGCTTCTGAATCAAATAAGAAGAATGGAAGACGTTTAGAGAAGAAGGTGTGTGCGAAGATTGGAACATCTCATCTTCAAGATCAGAGAAATAGTATCAATTTGATCAATGATCACTTTCCCTTTATGGATAGTCACTCATCATCAGCATCTAGGGTTGAATTTTGCAAGTTGATGGCTCAAGAAAAGAGTTTGTCTCATAGATTTGCTGAATTGAAGCAGCACGAGCAATATGGGGGATTTTCTCTTAACTATCACAAAGCTTGGGGTTTATACGGTGAAAGCCGTGGAATCGGGTTCCCGGCCCCCCTCCATCAAGGGACGGTCAATGGTTCGAGTAGGTCGAGCTTGTCGTTCCTGACTGACAAGGGAATACCCGTCTCTAGGTTTCCTAGTACTATTCGAGCATCGTCAGAACGAATGGTAGGAAATGTCCTTATTAGTAGTGTGTCTCGCTTCACTGAGGGAGAATTCAAACAAGCTCTCAAGGGTACAAAGTGA